One window of Campylobacter sp. RM12651 genomic DNA carries:
- the fldA gene encoding flavodoxin FldA, whose protein sequence is MSVAVVFGSAMGNTEGAAEKIAEALGAELLNIADVDADKLNGFDKLVCGTSTWGSGDLQDDWDSFDFSGLKLAGKTVAVFGMGDSSSYSDTFCGGMGKLAAALKEAGANLVGAVSTDGYDFEDSEAVVDGKFVGLALDNDNQEDLTDERIANWVAQIKANF, encoded by the coding sequence ATGTCAGTAGCAGTAGTTTTCGGAAGTGCTATGGGAAATACAGAAGGCGCAGCAGAAAAAATTGCAGAAGCACTAGGTGCTGAATTATTAAATATCGCTGATGTTGATGCTGATAAACTAAATGGTTTTGATAAATTAGTTTGCGGAACTTCAACTTGGGGTAGTGGTGACTTACAAGATGATTGGGATTCATTTGATTTTAGTGGTCTAAAATTAGCTGGTAAAACAGTAGCTGTATTTGGTATGGGAGATAGCTCAAGCTATTCTGATACTTTCTGCGGCGGTATGGGTAAATTAGCTGCGGCATTAAAAGAAGCTGGTGCAAATTTAGTTGGAGCAGTTTCAACTGATGGTTATGATTTTGAAGATTCAGAAGCAGTAGTTGATGGTAAATTCGTTGGTCTTGCATTAGATAATGACAATCAAGAAGATTTAACAGACGAAAGAATTGCAAACTGGGTAGCACAAATTAAAGCTAACTTCTAA
- a CDS encoding flavocytochrome c translates to MKTKDRRDFLKFSGLVYGSILMPNIALSNSIDIDDIKWDEYYDAIVIGSGFAGSAAMLSLLDNGIKNVVMIDKMPYLGGNSAYSGGSMAVAGSKLQARDGIVDDINLHIQDTLKSGKNLNDLELVNIMINDGVKTLDWLIDNGVNFKWVSRSGGHSVPRSHSAGAGSYITRPLQEQILNRGGKILTRVIMDDILYDKNHKVVGIKVREKYQFNFERGYEEKNNESGITKYYRTFGGIILATGGWGADLKFRQIFDSSLRDDVLTTNHLGATGYTAQKLINDNVKFIDMQYIQSMHVTSQDEGGFGFAYRWITRAYAYGMMVNPKTGKRFVNEITDRKQGSDAILAMNEKGLNPPVLIMDINGTKTVDIEDLNRGLLVGAVKQFETMDELIAHYNINKEPFLEQLKRYNEYVELASKDKDYKDPEFNRNFSDYKGKYIKIEQAPFFAARPGPKVHHCMGGVKTNKDCEVYDNDMQLIQGLYACGEITGGRHGYNRLGSNAVLDCLVYGKRAGNTLAKNYNLLRG, encoded by the coding sequence ATGAAAACTAAAGATAGAAGAGACTTTTTAAAGTTTTCTGGCTTAGTGTATGGCTCTATTTTAATGCCTAATATTGCTTTATCTAATAGTATAGATATTGATGATATAAAATGGGATGAATATTATGATGCAATAGTAATTGGAAGTGGTTTTGCAGGAAGTGCAGCTATGCTAAGTCTTTTGGATAATGGTATTAAAAATGTTGTTATGATTGATAAAATGCCTTATTTAGGTGGCAACTCGGCTTATTCAGGTGGTTCAATGGCTGTTGCTGGCTCAAAATTACAAGCTAGAGATGGAATAGTTGATGATATTAATCTACACATACAAGATACATTAAAAAGTGGTAAGAATTTAAATGATTTAGAATTAGTAAATATTATGATAAATGATGGAGTAAAAACTCTTGATTGGCTTATAGATAATGGAGTTAATTTTAAGTGGGTTAGCAGAAGTGGTGGTCATAGCGTTCCACGCTCTCATTCAGCAGGTGCAGGTAGTTATATCACAAGACCATTACAAGAACAAATTCTTAATAGAGGCGGTAAGATTTTAACAAGAGTTATAATGGATGATATTTTATATGATAAAAATCATAAAGTTGTTGGAATTAAAGTAAGAGAAAAATATCAATTTAACTTTGAGCGTGGATATGAAGAAAAAAACAATGAAAGTGGAATTACTAAATATTATAGAACCTTTGGTGGTATTATCTTAGCTACTGGTGGTTGGGGAGCTGATTTAAAATTTAGACAAATATTTGACTCTAGTTTAAGAGATGATGTATTAACCACAAATCATTTAGGAGCTACTGGCTACACAGCACAAAAACTAATAAATGATAATGTTAAATTCATAGATATGCAATATATTCAAAGTATGCACGTAACAAGTCAAGATGAAGGCGGTTTTGGATTTGCTTATAGATGGATTACTAGGGCTTATGCTTATGGAATGATGGTAAATCCTAAAACAGGAAAAAGATTTGTAAATGAAATTACTGATAGAAAACAAGGTAGCGATGCAATATTAGCTATGAATGAAAAAGGTTTAAATCCACCTGTTTTAATTATGGATATAAATGGCACTAAAACGGTTGATATAGAAGATTTAAATAGGGGCTTATTAGTTGGTGCTGTAAAACAATTTGAAACAATGGATGAATTAATAGCTCATTATAATATCAATAAAGAGCCTTTCTTAGAGCAGTTAAAAAGATACAATGAGTATGTTGAACTTGCTTCAAAAGATAAAGATTATAAAGACCCAGAATTTAATCGCAATTTTTCAGATTACAAAGGAAAGTATATAAAAATAGAACAAGCTCCATTTTTTGCTGCAAGACCAGGACCAAAAGTTCATCATTGTATGGGTGGAGTAAAAACCAATAAAGATTGTGAAGTATATGATAATGATATGCAATTAATTCAAGGTTTGTATGCGTGTGGAGAAATTACTGGTGGAAGACACGGATACAATAGATTGGGTTCTAATGCGGTTTTAGATTGCTTAGTTTATGGAAAAAGAGCTGGAAATACTCTAGCAAAAAATTATAATTTATTAAGGGGTTAG
- a CDS encoding cytochrome c3 family protein, translating into MRFISIICLFACFLFANENVLKDSLGKVNVDFSEKAYEVKGIHKKLNLKCNDCHLEAQEKDYSSAMLNSCIKCHGDYSKLAEYTAGYGHNNNVHQSPHYDKLDCDNCHKTHKPSVNMCARCHSQEILKNLKVK; encoded by the coding sequence ATGAGATTTATTAGCATTATATGTTTATTTGCCTGTTTTTTATTTGCAAATGAAAATGTATTAAAGGATTCGTTAGGAAAAGTAAATGTAGATTTTAGTGAAAAAGCCTATGAAGTGAAAGGAATTCATAAAAAATTAAATCTTAAGTGTAATGATTGCCACCTAGAAGCACAAGAGAAAGATTATTCATCAGCTATGCTAAATAGTTGTATAAAATGCCACGGGGATTATTCAAAATTAGCAGAATATACTGCAGGTTACGGACATAATAACAATGTTCATCAAAGCCCACATTATGATAAATTAGACTGCGATAATTGTCATAAAACTCATAAACCATCTGTTAATATGTGTGCTAGATGCCATAGCCAAGAAATCTTAAAAAATTTAAAAGTAAAATAA
- a CDS encoding NapC/NirT family cytochrome c, with protein MKNKIAFTCMIVIITLVLVFLGEKIVHVTGKYPFCGSCHSWDGPIAITNVNDDIHGAKNPKGVVVNCADCHLPHDNLAKYLLTKAKNGIAEGFTTLTKDPTKKDWLANREHARKNYTFDSSCLKCHENAFVKDNESTLPIHLTYLSFKGSADEMKCTDCHKHVGHKDLAQTLYDLKDTTPHSWEDWEKQRAKQ; from the coding sequence ATGAAAAATAAAATAGCTTTTACTTGTATGATAGTAATCATAACTCTTGTTTTAGTATTCTTAGGAGAAAAAATTGTTCATGTAACAGGCAAATATCCGTTTTGTGGAAGTTGCCATTCTTGGGATGGACCTATAGCAATCACAAATGTTAATGATGATATACACGGGGCTAAAAATCCTAAAGGAGTGGTAGTTAATTGTGCTGATTGTCATTTACCACACGACAATTTGGCAAAATACTTATTGACTAAAGCTAAAAACGGAATAGCAGAAGGCTTTACAACTTTAACAAAAGACCCAACTAAAAAAGATTGGCTAGCAAATAGAGAACACGCTAGAAAAAATTATACTTTTGATAGCTCTTGTCTAAAATGCCACGAAAATGCTTTCGTAAAAGACAATGAAAGCACATTACCAATCCATCTTACCTATCTAAGTTTTAAAGGTAGTGCTGATGAGATGAAATGCACCGATTGTCATAAACATGTAGGGCATAAAGATTTAGCACAAACTTTATATGATTTAAAGGACACAACTCCACATAGTTGGGAAGATTGGGAAAAACAAAGAGCTAAGCAATAA
- the fliS gene encoding flagellar export chaperone FliS, whose product MVSNAYASYSHNNISIESNEKMIELLYEGILRFCSRAKKAIEKNDIEAKCKNIKKATAIFVELLNYLDFSQGDVSYYLQGLYSHQISTLSKVIIDSDTAKLDEVMKVANGLLEAWREVNQMEL is encoded by the coding sequence ATGGTAAGTAATGCTTATGCGAGTTATTCTCATAACAATATTTCAATTGAGAGTAATGAGAAAATGATTGAGCTTTTATACGAGGGCATACTTAGGTTTTGCTCTCGTGCCAAAAAAGCCATAGAAAAAAACGATATAGAAGCCAAATGTAAAAATATTAAAAAAGCCACAGCAATTTTTGTTGAGCTATTAAATTATTTAGACTTTAGTCAAGGTGATGTTAGTTATTATTTACAAGGGCTTTATTCTCATCAAATTAGCACACTTAGTAAGGTAATAATTGATAGTGATACTGCTAAATTAGATGAAGTTATGAAAGTTGCTAATGGTTTGCTTGAAGCTTGGCGTGAAGTAAATCAAATGGAACTTTAA
- the fliD gene encoding flagellar filament capping protein FliD: MGTGLGLIAGANKFQFKEKYDALKANEQKSLLAIPNKKLSDTQAKQKDLTDLTTLLGSFKGDISSLVEGEAFSKSKVDATGESASMTTTKGVKVSDFDINVKQLATKDAYQTNSFSSETYGIFNDVGIIKSDGQKEMLKEAEFKITVNKQTFTIKVNSGDSLQTLNDKILSATNENNKKLSDFVSTKVLDTGHDNYRLMITSKEAGIDNEIVFGSAFKLDDPNTAEFSKAVLKKLGLLDAANASAAKTELKKANEQLDASKVILGGSGYLENIQKQVSELAQEKELKYKAYTSDSSNPDNIVETEITFKINKDTDLSKLSDSERKAVFAEFKDKNDMTQQTKNWVEYIKNTGEELNISYKDSATNQTKAVSINKATNFDNLTAEQKKGIQEFFETSRENYFINELDVKAAQTKYDGIDAKSNHVQTAQDAKFIYEGIEISRSTNTIDDLIIGAKISLKKEGITNFKVSDDLDSLTEHLTTFTTNYNSIVNSLATSTGFDKEKKTAGSLQGISEVSKLKTMLSSMITKTDSNGISLSSMGFELNEKGILTFKKSKFEEAYKKNSEGIKNFLQGSVKYQELSTTSKTISQKVALAEGDLKINGKEITFKKEFLDKLNEQDSKVTQEEYINKLIEAINDAKIDGVTAKLGKENNIIITSDGKNALEIGGSSEKLLQLGLEEKTIRTIKTEQTGVFRTFKDTLDSMVGTDGTLTKYNKNLEDDVKKLNEEIKKTNEEIEKRYEILATRLSMYDVILNKLDNQSQTITALTNAAFANK; encoded by the coding sequence ATGGGAACAGGTTTAGGATTAATAGCAGGAGCTAATAAATTTCAATTTAAAGAAAAATATGACGCTTTAAAAGCAAACGAGCAAAAATCTTTATTAGCAATACCTAATAAAAAACTATCTGATACACAAGCAAAGCAAAAGGATTTAACAGATTTAACAACACTTTTAGGCAGTTTTAAAGGTGATATATCTTCTTTAGTGGAAGGAGAAGCATTTTCTAAAAGTAAAGTAGATGCTACAGGTGAGAGTGCTAGTATGACTACTACTAAGGGTGTTAAAGTAAGTGATTTTGATATTAATGTTAAACAACTTGCTACAAAAGATGCTTATCAGACTAATTCTTTTTCTAGCGAAACTTATGGCATATTTAACGATGTTGGTATTATTAAAAGTGATGGTCAAAAAGAAATGCTAAAAGAAGCAGAGTTTAAAATCACTGTAAATAAACAAACATTTACTATTAAGGTAAATTCAGGAGATTCTTTACAAACTTTAAATGACAAAATTCTATCAGCTACAAATGAAAACAATAAAAAATTAAGCGATTTTGTAAGCACTAAGGTTTTAGATACAGGTCATGATAATTATAGGCTTATGATTACAAGTAAAGAAGCAGGAATTGATAATGAAATAGTATTTGGAAGTGCTTTTAAACTTGACGACCCTAATACAGCAGAGTTTTCAAAAGCAGTTCTTAAAAAGCTTGGTTTATTAGACGCTGCAAATGCTAGTGCTGCTAAAACAGAGCTTAAAAAAGCTAACGAGCAATTAGACGCATCTAAAGTTATTTTAGGTGGTAGTGGATACTTAGAAAATATTCAAAAACAAGTTTCTGAATTAGCTCAAGAAAAAGAATTAAAATATAAAGCTTATACAAGTGATTCTAGTAATCCTGATAATATTGTTGAAACTGAAATAACTTTTAAAATTAATAAAGATACAGATTTATCTAAGTTAAGTGATAGTGAAAGAAAAGCAGTTTTTGCCGAATTTAAAGATAAAAATGATATGACTCAACAAACAAAAAACTGGGTTGAATATATTAAAAATACCGGAGAAGAATTAAATATTTCATATAAAGATAGTGCTACTAATCAAACAAAAGCAGTTAGTATAAATAAAGCTACTAATTTTGATAATTTAACGGCAGAACAAAAGAAAGGAATTCAAGAATTTTTTGAAACTTCTAGGGAAAATTATTTTATAAATGAATTAGATGTAAAAGCTGCTCAAACTAAATATGATGGAATTGATGCAAAATCAAACCATGTTCAAACAGCGCAAGATGCTAAGTTTATTTATGAAGGTATTGAGATTAGCAGAAGCACAAATACCATTGATGATTTAATAATTGGAGCAAAAATTTCTCTTAAAAAAGAAGGTATTACCAACTTTAAAGTAAGTGATGATTTAGATTCTTTAACAGAGCATTTAACTACTTTTACAACGAATTATAATTCTATAGTTAATTCTCTTGCTACCTCAACAGGTTTTGATAAAGAGAAAAAAACAGCAGGAAGTTTGCAAGGAATTAGCGAAGTAAGTAAGCTAAAAACAATGTTATCATCAATGATTACTAAGACTGATTCAAATGGAATTAGTTTATCTAGTATGGGGTTTGAGCTTAATGAAAAAGGAATTTTAACTTTTAAAAAATCAAAATTTGAAGAAGCTTATAAGAAAAATAGCGAAGGAATTAAAAATTTCTTACAAGGTAGCGTAAAATACCAAGAATTAAGCACTACAAGTAAGACAATTAGTCAAAAAGTAGCTTTAGCTGAAGGGGATTTGAAGATAAATGGTAAGGAAATTACCTTTAAAAAAGAATTCCTAGATAAGTTAAATGAACAAGATAGCAAAGTAACTCAAGAAGAGTATATAAATAAATTAATTGAAGCTATTAATGATGCGAAAATAGATGGTGTAACGGCTAAATTAGGTAAAGAAAATAATATTATTATTACAAGTGATGGAAAAAATGCACTTGAAATAGGTGGTTCTAGCGAGAAGTTATTACAACTTGGTTTAGAAGAAAAAACAATAAGAACTATTAAAACAGAGCAAACAGGAGTGTTTAGAACATTTAAAGATACTTTAGATAGTATGGTAGGCACTGATGGAACTCTTACTAAATATAATAAAAATTTAGAAGATGATGTTAAAAAGCTAAATGAAGAAATCAAAAAAACCAATGAAGAAATTGAGAAAAGATATGAGATTTTAGCTACTAGACTAAGTATGTATGATGTTATTTTAAATAAGCTTGATAATCAAAGCCAAACGATTACAGCTTTAACAAATGCAGCATTTGCTAATAAATAA
- a CDS encoding flagellar protein FlaG, with amino-acid sequence MEIFKAASSQYDTQLKASAETTKMRPVEQTHIETNSGKQKNEEINKEITKEKLDESIKKLNENMEELQTDVRFGYNDKINQMYVDVIATKSGQIIRKIPNEEVIKLSESMKEAIGIIFDKKS; translated from the coding sequence ATGGAGATTTTTAAAGCAGCGAGTTCTCAATATGATACTCAACTAAAAGCTAGTGCAGAAACAACTAAAATGCGCCCAGTTGAGCAAACTCATATTGAAACAAATTCAGGTAAGCAAAAAAATGAAGAAATAAACAAGGAAATAACAAAAGAAAAGCTTGATGAATCTATTAAAAAATTAAATGAAAATATGGAAGAATTACAAACTGATGTAAGATTTGGTTATAACGATAAAATCAATCAAATGTATGTAGATGTAATCGCTACAAAATCAGGTCAAATTATTCGTAAAATTCCAAATGAAGAAGTAATTAAGCTTAGCGAAAGTATGAAAGAAGCAATAGGAATTATTTTTGATAAAAAAAGTTAA
- a CDS encoding menaquinone biosynthesis decarboxylase: MKNYIEKLKKENLLKIINTPLDVELEIAHLAYLEAKKSDSKVLLFTNPKKGNINYDMPIIMNVFANSKALNLVLGKNPDEIADEIESLLKLHIPPTFGAKLNLANKLFSLKNIAPKREINKNAPCKQKTYSLNQIPILKTWEKDAGAFITMGQVYTKSLDGKQNNLGMYRLQVLDEGHLIMHFQLHKDANNFFYEYKAANKKMPIAIAIGDDPLHIFCAQAPLPKGIFELMLYGFIKKQGAKLVKCDTNDLYVPSNSDFVIEGEIDVNHFAIEGPFGDHTGFYTPQGNFPVMKITKITGKNEPIYNATVVGKPPLEDKWMGYGTERIFLPLLKTTCPDLIDYCMPENGVFHNLILAKVKSNYDGLALANMHAFWGVGQMSFVKNAIFVDENAPSLNDYPKITEYILNNFSPKKLLLSYGLCDELDHSSTKLGMGGKLGLDATSKSTYKAHTFKVEKQEMDKTSFKPNLKNLLDDLKEFGLDEYNIFYPEAKTQITCISLDRKHNLDTIYNACKNNLGGIVVLFDKGVNLNNPYMLIWRAFNNYDPSTDIKIDDNGILVAAYSKGEIDGYLSEWPSTTDCNKDVINKLIDLKLLENDEKFFKSYEVF, from the coding sequence ATGAAAAATTATATAGAAAAATTAAAAAAAGAAAATCTTTTAAAGATTATAAATACACCTTTAGATGTTGAGTTAGAAATCGCTCATTTAGCTTATTTAGAAGCTAAAAAGAGTGATTCAAAAGTTTTGTTATTTACAAATCCAAAAAAAGGCAATATAAATTATGATATGCCAATTATTATGAATGTTTTTGCAAATAGCAAAGCACTTAATTTGGTTTTAGGTAAAAATCCTGATGAGATTGCAGATGAGATTGAGAGCTTATTAAAGCTACATATTCCACCTACATTTGGTGCTAAATTAAACCTTGCAAATAAATTATTTTCTTTAAAAAATATAGCTCCAAAAAGAGAAATAAACAAAAACGCACCTTGTAAGCAAAAAACATATTCTCTAAATCAAATTCCAATCCTTAAAACTTGGGAAAAAGATGCAGGTGCATTTATTACGATGGGTCAGGTTTATACCAAAAGTCTTGATGGTAAGCAAAATAATTTAGGAATGTATCGTTTGCAAGTATTAGATGAAGGGCATTTAATAATGCACTTTCAACTTCATAAAGATGCTAATAATTTCTTTTATGAATATAAAGCCGCAAATAAAAAAATGCCAATAGCTATTGCAATAGGCGATGACCCACTTCATATATTTTGCGCTCAAGCACCATTGCCTAAAGGTATATTTGAATTAATGCTTTATGGATTTATCAAAAAACAAGGAGCAAAATTAGTTAAATGTGATACTAATGATTTGTATGTTCCAAGTAATAGTGATTTTGTAATAGAAGGCGAAATTGATGTAAATCATTTTGCTATTGAAGGTCCATTTGGCGATCATACGGGATTTTATACTCCGCAAGGTAATTTTCCTGTTATGAAAATTACAAAAATTACAGGCAAAAATGAGCCAATTTATAATGCAACCGTAGTTGGTAAACCACCTTTAGAAGATAAATGGATGGGGTATGGAACAGAGAGAATATTTTTACCATTACTTAAGACAACTTGCCCTGATTTGATTGATTATTGTATGCCTGAAAATGGTGTTTTTCATAATCTAATCTTAGCTAAAGTAAAAAGCAATTATGATGGCTTAGCATTAGCTAATATGCACGCATTTTGGGGAGTAGGGCAGATGAGTTTTGTAAAAAATGCTATTTTTGTAGATGAGAATGCACCTAGTCTGAATGATTACCCTAAAATTACAGAATATATTTTAAATAATTTCTCTCCTAAAAAATTATTATTAAGCTATGGATTATGCGATGAACTAGATCATTCTAGCACTAAATTAGGTATGGGTGGTAAGTTAGGACTTGACGCTACTTCAAAATCTACTTATAAAGCTCATACCTTTAAAGTAGAAAAACAAGAAATGGATAAAACAAGTTTTAAACCAAATCTTAAAAATTTATTAGATGATTTAAAAGAATTTGGTTTAGATGAATACAATATTTTCTATCCAGAAGCAAAAACACAAATTACTTGTATAAGCTTAGATAGAAAGCATAATTTAGACACTATTTATAATGCTTGCAAAAATAACTTAGGTGGGATTGTTGTTTTATTTGACAAAGGAGTTAATTTAAATAATCCTTATATGTTAATTTGGAGAGCGTTTAATAATTACGACCCTAGCACTGATATTAAAATAGATGATAATGGGATTTTGGTTGCAGCGTATTCAAAAGGCGAAATAGATGGCTATTTAAGCGAATGGCCTAGCACAACTGATTGCAATAAAGATGTAATAAATAAATTAATAGATTTAAAATTATTAGAAAATGATGAAAAATTTTTCAAAAGCTATGAAGTTTTTTAA
- the hemC gene encoding hydroxymethylbilane synthase produces the protein MKIATRKSLLALWQSEFVKAKLQEIEPSLNIELLELSTKGDVILDTPLAKIGGKNLFIKELENAMHDGLAQISVHSLKDVGASLAYDFKLASICKRETPNDVVVFRGNEKSLNELKQGAKIGTTSLRRQMQLRLIRDDFSIHSLRGNLQTRLKKLKDGEFDAIVLAYAGLKRLNLLDELNYEILDTKIMIPSAGQGAVAIESINDEKVLNLVSKLNCPKTALLCKIERDFTATLNGGCGAPIGINAAFIDDEIICVNAIIGLIDASKIIKMQRKINQANASGFGVVLAKEFIKHGALEILAENEELLKEML, from the coding sequence ATGAAAATAGCTACTAGAAAATCATTACTTGCTTTATGGCAAAGCGAATTTGTAAAGGCGAAATTACAAGAAATTGAGCCTAGTTTAAATATAGAATTATTAGAGCTTAGCACTAAAGGAGATGTTATTTTAGATACTCCTTTAGCAAAAATTGGTGGGAAGAATTTGTTTATTAAAGAATTAGAAAACGCAATGCACGATGGGCTTGCACAAATTAGTGTTCATTCTTTAAAAGATGTTGGGGCAAGTTTGGCGTATGATTTTAAACTTGCTAGTATTTGCAAAAGAGAAACTCCTAATGATGTTGTGGTTTTTCGTGGAAATGAAAAATCATTAAATGAACTAAAACAAGGTGCAAAAATCGGCACAACAAGTCTTCGCCGCCAAATGCAATTAAGATTAATTAGAGATGATTTTTCTATTCATTCATTAAGGGGAAATCTACAAACTAGACTTAAAAAATTAAAAGATGGCGAATTTGATGCGATAGTTTTAGCTTATGCAGGACTTAAGAGATTAAATCTTTTAGATGAGTTAAATTATGAGATTTTAGATACAAAAATTATGATACCTTCAGCAGGTCAAGGTGCTGTTGCGATTGAGAGTATTAATGATGAAAAGGTGTTAAATCTTGTATCTAAATTAAATTGCCCTAAAACAGCATTATTATGCAAAATTGAGCGTGATTTTACTGCTACTTTAAATGGTGGTTGTGGTGCTCCAATAGGAATTAATGCAGCTTTTATTGATGATGAGATTATTTGCGTAAATGCGATTATTGGCTTAATTGATGCTAGTAAAATTATAAAAATGCAAAGAAAGATTAATCAAGCAAATGCAAGTGGTTTTGGGGTAGTTTTAGCAAAAGAATTTATAAAACACGGAGCTTTAGAAATTCTAGCTGAAAATGAAGAATTATTAAAAGAAATGCTATGA
- a CDS encoding cation:proton antiporter, whose amino-acid sequence MQEFLEIFLITSAIAIILNVVLKKFSIPTIIGYIATGFIIEEVFFVTTSEQLSHIAEFGIVFLMFTIGLEFSIKHLLTMKTDVFINGALQMGICGIVFAVILHHAFNIADDIALIIGFTISLSSTAIVLKILNENQDINQRYGRKALGILLFQDIAVIPLLLMIDIFNQDGVAISTLVVKTLISAFIVLLLLFLIGKYIYSRVLYFVLKTNSQEIFIATILFTVVGASFLASFFGFSYSLGAFIAGMMIAETEFKHQIEADLIPFRDLLLGFFFITVGLQININIIIQYWYIIIALTIGIMLIKTLCIFLLLSLGSTKSDSLKTALSVSQIGEFALAIFTLLVANKMLDTNTAQMLTLSVILSMVLSPFILKNIKSLASITNDEIITVAPKIESMSGHFVIFGYGSLGQEVVLRLKTQGIPYIVLENDMSLVELGQSRGENVFYASAEQNTSFDNASIKTSAAVIVTISNEQVLEVVSKKILDYDPNANVIIRINKDEYKIFEDLGDNIKMVKEEKVVARTLLQEALVCRIKQQS is encoded by the coding sequence ATGCAAGAGTTCTTAGAAATATTTTTAATTACAAGTGCTATTGCGATTATTTTAAATGTAGTGCTTAAAAAATTTAGCATACCAACAATTATTGGTTATATTGCAACTGGCTTTATTATTGAAGAAGTATTTTTTGTAACCACTTCAGAACAATTAAGCCACATTGCAGAATTTGGAATAGTATTTTTAATGTTTACCATAGGACTTGAGTTCTCTATCAAACACCTTTTAACTATGAAAACCGATGTATTTATAAATGGTGCTTTACAGATGGGAATATGTGGAATTGTGTTTGCAGTAATTTTGCACCACGCATTTAATATAGCTGATGATATTGCTTTAATTATTGGCTTTACAATTTCACTTTCATCAACTGCAATAGTTCTAAAAATACTAAATGAAAATCAAGACATAAATCAGCGATATGGAAGAAAAGCTTTAGGAATATTATTATTTCAAGATATTGCAGTAATTCCACTATTATTGATGATTGATATTTTCAATCAAGATGGAGTTGCAATTAGCACTTTAGTTGTTAAGACTTTAATATCAGCTTTTATTGTGCTTTTATTGTTATTTTTGATTGGAAAATATATTTATAGCAGGGTACTTTATTTTGTATTAAAGACAAATTCTCAAGAAATATTCATAGCAACAATACTTTTCACTGTCGTTGGTGCTTCGTTTTTAGCTTCATTTTTTGGGTTTTCATATTCACTTGGTGCATTTATTGCAGGAATGATGATAGCAGAAACTGAATTTAAACACCAAATAGAAGCCGACTTAATCCCGTTTAGAGATTTGTTATTAGGATTTTTCTTCATAACCGTTGGGCTTCAAATTAATATAAATATTATCATTCAGTATTGGTATATAATAATTGCACTTACAATTGGTATTATGCTAATTAAGACTTTATGTATATTTTTATTATTAAGTCTTGGAAGCACTAAAAGTGATTCGTTAAAAACTGCATTAAGCGTTAGTCAAATTGGAGAATTTGCTTTAGCAATATTTACTTTATTGGTTGCAAATAAAATGCTAGATACAAATACAGCTCAAATGCTTACTTTATCAGTAATTTTAAGTATGGTTTTATCTCCTTTTATTTTAAAAAATATAAAATCTCTTGCAAGTATTACTAATGATGAGATAATTACCGTAGCTCCTAAGATTGAATCAATGAGCGGACATTTTGTAATATTTGGATATGGCTCACTTGGTCAAGAAGTTGTGCTAAGATTAAAAACTCAAGGCATTCCTTATATCGTGCTAGAAAATGATATGAGTTTAGTTGAGCTTGGACAAAGTAGGGGAGAAAATGTTTTTTATGCTAGTGCAGAGCAAAATACAAGTTTTGATAACGCTAGTATTAAAACAAGTGCAGCAGTAATCGTTACTATTTCAAACGAACAAGTCTTAGAAGTAGTTAGTAAAAAAATACTTGATTATGACCCAAATGCTAATGTAATAATTAGAATAAATAAAGATGAATATAAAATATTTGAAGATTTAGGCGACAATATCAAAATGGTAAAAGAAGAAAAAGTGGTTGCAAGAACACTTTTACAAGAAGCATTAGTTTGCAGAATAAAACAACAATCTTAA